The Nocardioides sp. S-1144 genome includes a region encoding these proteins:
- a CDS encoding phosphomannose isomerase type II C-terminal cupin domain yields the protein MIGDHTTRPWGSWTVLDEGDGFKVKRITVAPAQRLSYQTHEHRAEHWTVVAGRATCVIDDSVLVLRSGESVRVDIGQAHRITNEEDEVLVLIEVQLGAYCEEDDICRLQDDYGREASVTQ from the coding sequence GTGATCGGCGACCACACCACCAGGCCGTGGGGTTCCTGGACCGTCCTCGACGAGGGCGACGGCTTCAAGGTCAAGCGGATCACCGTCGCGCCGGCCCAGCGGCTGAGCTACCAGACCCACGAGCACCGCGCCGAGCACTGGACCGTCGTCGCCGGCCGCGCCACCTGCGTGATCGACGACTCGGTCCTGGTGCTGCGCTCGGGCGAGTCGGTGCGCGTCGACATCGGCCAGGCGCACCGGATCACCAACGAGGAGGACGAGGTCCTGGTCCTCATCGAGGTCCAGCTCGGCGCCTACTGCGAGGAGGACGACATCTGTCGCCTCCAGGACGACTACGGTCGCGAGGCCTCGGTCACGCAGTAG
- a CDS encoding DUF2516 family protein — protein MSVFQIQSTVSLLVFFVGLSVAIFAFINSLLYSAESYDAANKLTKTAWSTILGLGVVIYFVPVPIPLVNIILLVAALVYLADVRPALAGLRRR, from the coding sequence ATGAGCGTCTTCCAGATCCAGAGCACCGTCTCCCTGCTGGTGTTCTTCGTCGGGCTCAGCGTCGCGATCTTCGCCTTCATCAACTCGCTGCTGTACTCCGCCGAGTCCTACGACGCCGCCAACAAGCTGACCAAGACGGCCTGGTCGACGATCCTCGGTCTCGGCGTGGTCATCTACTTCGTGCCGGTCCCGATCCCGCTGGTCAACATCATCCTGCTGGTGGCGGCGCTGGTGTACCTCGCCGACGTCCGTCCGGCCCTCGCCGGGCTCCGCCGCCGCTGA